A portion of the Croceibacterium sp. TMG7-5b_MA50 genome contains these proteins:
- a CDS encoding TonB-dependent receptor — protein sequence MIVTQGLPARGLGMMLCGAGAMALLPGAVLAQDSAGNAAYAGEDADAIIVTATKREQTLQEIPVAVTVTTAETIEREQIRDLRDLQTVVPSLRVTQLQSSANTNFIIRGFGNGANNPGIEPSVGVFVDGVYRSRASAQIGDLPDVSRIEVLRGPQSTLFGKNASAGVISIVTRSPSFTPTGSAELSYGNYDALVARAYVSAPLDERVAVSLAGGINRRDGYNRDEGSGTRTNERDRWFLRGQGLFDNGAGLSVRLIVDYDRIDENCCGVVNLLSSPATAAIRALGGQVSDPDDRFGNVVYNNFPSTNVIDNGGVSAQIDWDTGPVALTSITAFRDTQAEYGQDVDFTSADLLRRFYDQRIDTFTQELRATGTFGPVTALLGLYYFDERVRERQDVVTGDAFRTFADLSIGGTGTGAAVTRLEGTLGTLYGNPAQYLGRFFVPGVSETGTFTLENRALSLFGQFDAELADGLTLTVGGNYTMDDKWATTAYRSSDVFSGIDLVDAGRRAITAQGIATTVGNLLRLGRPATQAEIGGFAQANPAGFAQVQAGAAAFAAANAGNAQVNPLLGARALQLFPPFVNIPNAVESGETDDNDFAYTLRLAYDVTAALNLYASYATGFKASSFNLSRDSRPFAADAAALAGAGLVVNNLTYGSRFAGPEEASVIELGAKADWGRYTANLTGFRQDIDGFQSNIFTGTGFFLANAGKQRTWGVELETAANPVDPLTITLGVTWLDAEYQEFPLASVGDLSGRSVAGVPEWTVVLSGQWAQPLLNGDELVLRSTFHHESETNIVEGLPGFISRGQDAAIAAADQFTREVNELSASVSYLMEGPGVELSLWARNLLDNRYLLSLFDSVAQPFAISGYTNQPRTYGVAARYRF from the coding sequence ATGATCGTCACGCAGGGTCTCCCCGCGCGCGGGCTGGGAATGATGCTGTGCGGGGCCGGCGCCATGGCGCTGCTGCCGGGGGCAGTGCTGGCGCAGGACAGCGCCGGGAATGCCGCCTATGCCGGAGAGGACGCGGACGCGATCATCGTCACCGCCACCAAGCGCGAACAGACCCTGCAGGAGATCCCGGTCGCGGTCACCGTCACCACGGCCGAGACGATCGAGCGCGAGCAGATCCGCGACCTGCGCGACCTGCAGACGGTGGTGCCGTCATTGCGGGTGACGCAGCTGCAAAGCAGCGCCAACACCAATTTCATCATCCGCGGCTTCGGCAACGGGGCCAACAATCCGGGCATCGAGCCATCGGTCGGCGTGTTCGTGGACGGGGTATACCGCTCTCGCGCCTCCGCCCAGATCGGCGACCTGCCTGACGTGTCGCGGATCGAGGTGCTGCGCGGCCCGCAATCGACGCTGTTCGGGAAGAACGCCAGCGCGGGCGTCATCTCCATCGTGACGCGATCGCCCAGCTTCACGCCCACCGGATCGGCCGAGCTGTCATACGGCAATTACGACGCGCTGGTCGCGCGCGCCTATGTCAGCGCGCCGCTGGATGAGCGGGTGGCGGTGAGCCTGGCGGGCGGGATCAACCGGCGTGACGGCTACAACCGGGACGAGGGATCGGGCACCCGCACCAACGAGCGGGACCGCTGGTTCCTGCGCGGGCAGGGGCTGTTCGACAATGGCGCGGGCCTCAGCGTCCGGCTGATCGTCGATTACGACCGCATCGACGAGAATTGCTGCGGCGTGGTCAATTTGCTGAGCTCCCCCGCCACCGCCGCGATCCGCGCGCTGGGCGGGCAGGTCAGCGATCCAGACGACCGGTTCGGCAATGTCGTCTACAACAACTTCCCGTCGACCAACGTGATCGACAATGGCGGCGTGTCGGCCCAGATCGACTGGGACACAGGACCGGTCGCGCTGACCTCCATCACCGCATTCCGCGATACGCAGGCGGAATATGGGCAGGACGTTGACTTCACCTCCGCCGACCTGCTGCGCCGCTTCTACGACCAGCGGATCGACACCTTCACGCAGGAGCTGCGCGCCACCGGCACGTTCGGCCCGGTCACGGCGCTGCTGGGCCTGTATTATTTCGACGAGCGGGTGCGCGAACGGCAGGATGTCGTCACCGGGGATGCCTTCCGCACCTTTGCCGACCTCAGCATCGGCGGCACCGGCACCGGCGCGGCGGTGACCCGGCTGGAGGGGACGCTGGGCACGCTGTACGGCAATCCGGCGCAATATCTCGGCCGGTTCTTCGTGCCCGGTGTCAGCGAGACCGGCACCTTCACGCTGGAGAACCGGGCATTGTCGCTGTTCGGGCAGTTCGATGCCGAGCTGGCGGACGGGCTGACGCTGACGGTGGGCGGCAATTACACGATGGACGACAAGTGGGCGACCACCGCCTACCGATCGTCCGACGTGTTTTCCGGCATCGACCTGGTGGACGCGGGTCGCCGCGCGATCACCGCGCAAGGCATCGCCACCACCGTCGGCAATCTGCTGCGGCTGGGCCGCCCGGCCACCCAAGCGGAGATCGGCGGCTTCGCGCAGGCCAATCCCGCCGGCTTCGCGCAGGTGCAGGCGGGCGCGGCGGCGTTCGCCGCGGCCAATGCCGGCAACGCGCAGGTGAACCCGCTGCTGGGCGCGCGGGCGCTGCAGCTGTTCCCGCCCTTCGTCAACATCCCCAACGCGGTGGAAAGCGGGGAAACGGACGACAACGATTTCGCCTACACCCTGCGGCTGGCGTACGACGTGACGGCGGCGCTGAACCTGTATGCAAGCTACGCCACGGGCTTCAAGGCCAGCTCCTTCAACCTGTCGCGCGACAGTCGGCCGTTCGCGGCCGATGCCGCCGCGCTCGCGGGTGCCGGACTGGTGGTGAACAACCTCACTTACGGCAGCCGCTTCGCCGGGCCGGAGGAGGCGAGCGTGATCGAGCTGGGGGCCAAGGCCGACTGGGGCCGCTACACCGCGAACCTGACCGGGTTCCGCCAAGATATCGACGGGTTCCAGTCCAACATCTTCACCGGTACCGGCTTCTTCCTGGCCAATGCCGGCAAGCAGCGGACTTGGGGCGTGGAGCTGGAGACGGCGGCCAACCCGGTCGACCCGCTGACGATCACGCTGGGCGTCACCTGGCTGGACGCGGAATACCAGGAATTCCCGCTCGCCTCCGTCGGCGACCTGTCGGGCCGCAGCGTGGCCGGGGTGCCGGAATGGACTGTGGTGCTGAGCGGGCAATGGGCCCAGCCGCTGCTGAACGGGGACGAGCTGGTGCTGCGGTCCACCTTCCACCACGAATCCGAAACCAACATCGTGGAAGGGCTGCCCGGGTTCATCAGCCGGGGGCAGGACGCCGCGATCGCCGCCGCCGACCAGTTCACGCGCGAGGTGAACGAGCTGTCCGCCTCGGTCTCGTACCTGATGGAGGGGCCGGGCGTCGAGCTGTCGCTGTGGGCGCGCAACCTGCTGGACAACCGATACCTGCTGTCACTGTTCGATTCCGTGGCGCAGCCCTTCGCCATATCGGGCTACACCAACCAGCCGCGCACTTATGGCGTGGCGGCGCGATACAGATTTTAA
- a CDS encoding SDR family oxidoreductase — MKGRSVLYTGAAGGLGLETSVLLLQRGAVVVAVDNDPAKVAQLQAAAEGHGRLIVSTADLSDLAGWRTELERLVAETGGVDVVINNAAIYPAKPFDEFTVEDHQRVQRVNVDAGIVAVQAALPAMRAQGWGRIINVSSITISGGWASLSPYVASKAALVGLTRAWAREFGPDGITVNAIAPGAFPTDAEKIHPDPEGYNRMVLDAQAVKRRGTAADIAAAIAFLAGDEAGFITGQTLHVNGGWVMA; from the coding sequence ATGAAGGGCCGTAGCGTCCTCTACACCGGCGCGGCGGGCGGGCTGGGGCTGGAGACCAGTGTCCTGCTGCTGCAACGCGGCGCGGTCGTGGTCGCGGTGGACAACGACCCGGCCAAGGTCGCGCAGTTGCAGGCCGCGGCGGAGGGGCACGGCCGGCTGATCGTTTCTACCGCCGATCTGTCGGATCTCGCCGGCTGGCGCACCGAACTGGAACGGTTAGTGGCGGAGACCGGCGGGGTCGACGTCGTCATCAACAATGCCGCGATCTATCCCGCGAAGCCGTTCGACGAGTTCACGGTGGAGGATCACCAGCGCGTTCAGCGGGTGAATGTCGATGCCGGCATCGTCGCGGTGCAGGCCGCGCTGCCCGCCATGCGCGCGCAGGGATGGGGGCGGATAATCAACGTCTCCTCGATCACCATCTCCGGCGGGTGGGCCAGCCTGTCGCCCTACGTCGCGTCGAAGGCGGCGCTGGTCGGCCTGACCCGCGCCTGGGCGCGCGAGTTCGGGCCGGACGGCATCACCGTCAATGCCATCGCGCCCGGCGCCTTCCCGACCGATGCCGAGAAGATCCATCCCGATCCCGAGGGGTACAACCGCATGGTGCTGGACGCCCAGGCGGTGAAGCGGCGCGGTACCGCCGCCGACATCGCCGCCGCCATCGCCTTCCTGGCGGGGGACGAGGCGGGATTCATCACCGGCCAGACGCTGCACGTCAACGGTGGCTGGGTCATGGCCTGA
- a CDS encoding metalloregulator ArsR/SmtB family transcription factor: MLQYESQPLDRAFHALADPNRRAMVERLSRGPASVSELAKPLPMTLSAVAQHLKVLEEAGLVRSGKEGRVRTCFLEAEAMAQVERWIVERKRFWEQQYDQLEAYLTQPPPIGEG; the protein is encoded by the coding sequence ATGCTACAGTATGAGTCGCAGCCGCTTGACCGGGCGTTCCACGCGCTTGCCGATCCCAACCGTCGGGCGATGGTCGAACGCCTGAGCCGTGGCCCGGCCTCCGTCAGCGAGCTTGCCAAGCCGCTGCCGATGACCCTCTCCGCCGTGGCCCAGCACTTGAAGGTCCTGGAGGAGGCAGGTCTTGTCAGAAGCGGTAAGGAGGGTCGCGTTCGTACTTGTTTTCTGGAGGCCGAGGCGATGGCTCAGGTCGAGCGCTGGATCGTCGAACGCAAGAGATTTTGGGAGCAACAGTACGACCAACTGGAAGCCTATCTGACGCAACCGCCGCCCATCGGAGAAGGATGA
- a CDS encoding CoA transferase: protein MTILSGIRVLDCSIAMAGPLAAMRLGDMGADVIKVEPTTGEWQRHAAAGGATGKEINVSFLSLNRNKRSLAVDLKAPDGKALLLEMVRTADVFLQNYRPGVAERLGLDYATLSAINPRLIYVSMSGYGEDGPYRLYPGQDLLLQGMSGAMLSAGADGQPPAPAGQYLVDAVTAYSAFEGALAALFHRERTGEGQLVQVNMLDAITTLQMQELSVFTVGNKPQTRSAEAHAHSYIRAPYGVFATSDGYITLAMAKLAKLGEVLDDPFFASLNEERDGWTQRDAIFARIRERLTTRSSAEWLAAFRAADIWAGPVYGYADLVDDPQIRHNGTFVEYDHPTEGRVKTPGFPIRFSKTPSAVTRGAPLVGEHSRDVLAELGLDDDAIDRLIDAGVVRQHA, encoded by the coding sequence ATGACCATCCTATCCGGCATCCGCGTGCTCGACTGCTCCATCGCCATGGCCGGGCCGCTGGCGGCGATGCGGCTGGGCGACATGGGGGCCGACGTCATCAAGGTGGAGCCGACCACCGGCGAATGGCAGCGCCACGCCGCCGCCGGGGGCGCGACGGGTAAGGAGATCAACGTCTCTTTCCTCTCGCTCAATCGCAACAAGCGTTCGCTGGCGGTCGACCTGAAGGCGCCCGATGGCAAGGCGCTGCTGCTGGAGATGGTCAGGACCGCCGACGTGTTCCTGCAGAACTATCGCCCCGGCGTGGCGGAACGGCTGGGCCTCGACTACGCCACGCTGTCGGCGATCAACCCCCGGCTGATCTACGTCTCGATGTCCGGCTATGGCGAGGATGGGCCGTATCGCCTCTATCCCGGGCAGGACCTGCTGCTGCAGGGCATGTCCGGCGCGATGCTGTCGGCGGGCGCCGATGGCCAGCCGCCCGCGCCGGCGGGGCAGTACCTGGTGGACGCCGTCACCGCCTATTCCGCGTTTGAGGGCGCGCTCGCCGCCCTGTTCCACCGGGAACGGACCGGAGAGGGCCAGTTGGTGCAGGTCAACATGCTGGACGCGATCACCACCCTGCAGATGCAGGAGCTGTCGGTCTTCACGGTCGGCAACAAGCCGCAGACCCGCTCCGCCGAGGCGCATGCCCACAGCTACATCCGTGCACCCTACGGCGTGTTCGCCACCAGCGACGGCTACATCACGCTTGCCATGGCGAAGCTGGCGAAATTGGGCGAGGTGCTGGACGATCCGTTCTTCGCCAGCCTGAACGAGGAGCGCGACGGCTGGACCCAGCGCGACGCGATCTTCGCCCGGATCAGGGAGCGGCTGACCACGCGCAGCAGCGCCGAATGGCTGGCGGCGTTCCGCGCGGCCGACATCTGGGCGGGGCCGGTCTATGGCTATGCCGATCTGGTGGATGACCCGCAGATCCGCCACAACGGCACCTTTGTGGAATACGACCACCCGACGGAGGGCCGCGTGAAGACACCGGGCTTTCCCATCCGCTTCTCAAAGACGCCGTCCGCCGTCACGCGTGGCGCGCCGCTGGTGGGCGAACACAGCCGCGACGTGCTGGCCGAATTGGGGCTGGACGATGATGCCATCGACCGGCTGATCGATGCCGGTGTTGTAAGGCAGCACGCATGA
- a CDS encoding aldose 1-epimerase family protein: protein MVTLYGQAMTRRALAERTGSLSQFAGVRLSTLGDGVERGNRLLEFRTGSGMRFTVLVDRAMDIAECEHAGRAVGWHSPSGFRHPSLHDYEGEGGLGWFRSMSGLNITCGLDHTLFMHDDPAGHYHYGPRKAISSSLHGRIGTIPARLTGYGEEWHGDECVLWAEGVVQQSTVFGEDLHLHRRIEADVGGDAIRLIDRVVNHGFYRTPHMYCYHINVGHPVLAEGARYVAPIRQVLWAAHEAEYRAQGVGYRTVPAPIRNFHEQVWQHDMAPDAQGRVTVALVNEALGFGFAVETLKDQFPAMYQWQNFHAGHYAMGIEPSTNHVLGKDFARERGELIWLEHGEERRYDTVLRVLPTSVAVGEAVAAIEAVQRQPQDEYPQPTGNFPAITGRAA, encoded by the coding sequence GTGGTTACGCTCTACGGGCAAGCGATGACCCGGCGTGCTTTGGCGGAACGCACCGGCAGCCTGTCGCAATTCGCGGGCGTGCGCTTGTCGACGCTGGGCGACGGGGTGGAGCGCGGCAACCGGCTGCTGGAGTTCCGCACCGGCAGCGGCATGCGCTTCACCGTGCTGGTCGACCGGGCGATGGACATCGCCGAATGCGAACATGCCGGCCGCGCGGTGGGCTGGCACTCGCCGTCCGGCTTCCGCCATCCCTCCCTGCACGATTACGAGGGCGAGGGCGGGCTGGGCTGGTTCCGCTCCATGTCCGGGCTCAACATCACCTGCGGCCTCGACCACACATTGTTCATGCATGACGATCCCGCCGGCCATTACCATTATGGCCCGCGCAAGGCCATCTCCTCCTCCCTCCATGGCCGCATCGGCACGATCCCGGCGCGGCTGACCGGCTATGGCGAGGAATGGCACGGCGACGAATGCGTGCTGTGGGCCGAAGGCGTGGTGCAGCAATCGACCGTCTTCGGGGAGGACCTGCACCTCCACCGCCGGATCGAGGCGGATGTCGGCGGCGATGCCATCCGGCTGATCGACCGGGTGGTCAATCACGGCTTCTACCGCACGCCGCATATGTATTGCTACCACATCAATGTCGGCCATCCGGTGCTGGCGGAAGGGGCTCGCTACGTCGCCCCGATCCGGCAGGTGCTGTGGGCCGCGCACGAGGCGGAGTACCGGGCGCAAGGCGTGGGCTATCGCACGGTGCCCGCGCCGATCCGCAACTTCCACGAACAGGTGTGGCAGCATGACATGGCGCCTGACGCGCAAGGGCGCGTCACCGTGGCGCTGGTGAACGAGGCACTCGGCTTCGGCTTCGCGGTGGAGACGCTGAAGGACCAGTTCCCCGCCATGTACCAGTGGCAGAACTTCCACGCCGGCCATTACGCCATGGGGATCGAGCCATCGACCAACCACGTCCTCGGCAAGGATTTCGCGCGCGAACGGGGCGAGCTGATCTGGCTGGAGCATGGTGAGGAGCGACGATACGACACCGTGCTGCGCGTTCTGCCGACCAGCGTGGCCGTCGGCGAGGCCGTGGCGGCGATTGAGGCGGTGCAGCGCCAGCCGCAGGACGAGTACCCGCAGCCCACCGGCAATTTTCCGGCCATCACGGGGCGCGCCGCATGA
- a CDS encoding enoyl-CoA hydratase/isomerase family protein, whose protein sequence is MTDDLAFTIADHVATITINRPAKLNAMTPAMADALVAAVAECNTSDVVRCVIVTGAGEKAFSAGSDITTLDAYATAWDFRNRADYCDALRACRKPVVAAINGYALGGGLETALACDIRICSSNARFAAPEIKLGWIGGGGMAAGLSYAIGSSNAATMLLTGDMIDAGQALAWGLVSEVHDPAALLPRAQELARTVASRAPIAAEIGKLNLRAAFTMPWDKAVEYERELQAICFATEDAAEGRAAFAEKRAPVFRRR, encoded by the coding sequence ATGACCGACGACCTCGCCTTCACCATCGCCGATCATGTGGCGACGATCACCATCAACCGTCCGGCTAAACTCAACGCCATGACCCCCGCCATGGCGGACGCGCTGGTCGCCGCGGTGGCGGAATGCAACACGTCCGACGTGGTGCGCTGCGTGATCGTGACCGGGGCGGGAGAGAAGGCGTTTAGCGCCGGGTCGGATATCACGACGCTCGATGCCTATGCGACCGCCTGGGACTTCCGCAACCGGGCCGATTATTGCGACGCGCTGCGCGCCTGCCGCAAGCCGGTGGTGGCGGCGATCAACGGCTACGCGCTGGGTGGCGGGCTGGAGACGGCGCTCGCCTGCGATATCCGCATCTGCAGCAGCAATGCCCGCTTCGCCGCGCCGGAGATCAAGCTGGGCTGGATCGGCGGCGGCGGCATGGCGGCCGGGCTGTCCTACGCCATCGGATCGTCCAACGCGGCGACCATGCTGTTGACCGGCGACATGATCGACGCCGGTCAGGCGCTCGCCTGGGGTCTCGTCAGCGAGGTGCATGACCCCGCCGCATTGCTGCCACGCGCGCAGGAGCTTGCCCGCACCGTTGCGTCGCGCGCGCCGATCGCGGCGGAGATCGGGAAACTGAACCTGCGCGCGGCATTCACCATGCCATGGGACAAGGCCGTGGAATATGAGCGGGAATTGCAGGCGATCTGCTTCGCCACGGAAGATGCAGCCGAAGGCCGCGCCGCCTTTGCGGAAAAGCGCGCCCCGGTGTTCCGCCGCCGCTGA
- a CDS encoding family 78 glycoside hydrolase catalytic domain, translating to MNDLAVTDLRAEQTTDLLGTDVRHPRLSWRMEHGAAQRSYRIRAAADAGLSGPLLWDSGIVSSDVCFDIPYGGPPLASGQRVWWSVEIADDRGQTARSAPAWFEAGLLSTADWRGAWLEAEDDVAAAERAADVTWIWSDTALDPRPHAFRLDLEPGEDIVRVEVLVSGKDHLRQVWLDGEPVALDQPWDYTTPLPYWGTLSPVVVPPGARPRSICALVEADVTGFFPVDGGAFAALVRLHRRDGSVELVASGPRWRVRADPPAGWQAPGFDASAWETAVPSGANTSNDPRPAEPVMQLAAQFDARGPVMAARLYATALGVYDASINGTRVSDAVLSPEISVAERHVFFQTYDVTSLIVEGRNSIDVLVGDGWYAGAFGWRIERYGFGPAPRRFRAQLRLDYADGSHEWVATGPGWQIARSPILRSEIYDGEVVDARRQPADWRPATIGADPGIALLPLTSPPLRPVEELRARSVTEPAPGRFVFDFGQNFSGWVRITANGAVGTTITARFAELLHADGTADLANLRLARATDRFTLAGTGEERLEPRFTYHGFRYVEVEGFPGTPGIEDVVGIVVHNDCRVTGEITFPKAPLLQAITRNALWSQKSNFFAVPTDCPQRDERMGWMGDIQVFADAAAFTMEVGPFLRRFLVEARAAQRSDGGYPIVVPQPRSYPDVTTAGWSEAGVILPWLLWQRYGDTAAIHENWDAMEAWMAHVVHHNPDHVWRNERGLDLGDWLSVDAVKPDDETTPRGLCATAYWAWCAALMAEMAAATGRDAAAARYRELRAAIGGAFAAEYLAADGTAGNGSQTSQILALYMDLVPAGQRAAAAGVLAADIRARGMKLSTGFLGTPYILDVLADAGMLEEVTGLLLQTGYPSWGYMVAQGATTMWERWNGDTGDLAMNSYNHYAFGAVVGFFWRRLAGIAPAAPGFRRIAVRPLYLPEIGPVRARYDSVLGPIATATEGDADGLTALSLSVPPNSVAEVELPDRGRWMHDGQVMPSARFTVPSGEYRFTLAD from the coding sequence ATGAACGACCTTGCCGTAACCGACCTGCGTGCGGAGCAGACCACCGACCTCCTCGGCACCGATGTGCGCCATCCCCGCCTATCCTGGCGGATGGAGCATGGCGCCGCCCAGCGCAGCTATCGCATCCGCGCCGCCGCCGATGCGGGGCTTTCCGGTCCGCTGCTGTGGGACAGCGGCATCGTCTCGTCAGATGTCTGCTTCGACATTCCCTATGGCGGCCCGCCGCTTGCCAGCGGCCAGCGGGTCTGGTGGTCGGTGGAGATCGCTGACGATCGCGGGCAGACCGCCCGCTCCGCTCCCGCCTGGTTTGAGGCCGGCCTGCTCTCCACCGCCGACTGGCGCGGCGCCTGGCTGGAGGCGGAGGACGACGTCGCCGCAGCCGAACGCGCCGCGGACGTCACCTGGATCTGGAGCGACACCGCGCTCGACCCCCGGCCCCACGCCTTCCGCCTCGACCTTGAACCCGGCGAGGATATCGTGCGGGTGGAGGTGCTGGTGTCGGGCAAGGACCATCTGCGGCAGGTCTGGCTGGACGGGGAGCCTGTCGCGCTGGACCAGCCGTGGGATTATACCACTCCACTACCCTATTGGGGCACGCTCAGCCCGGTCGTCGTGCCGCCCGGCGCACGGCCGCGTAGCATCTGCGCACTGGTGGAGGCGGACGTCACCGGTTTCTTCCCGGTGGATGGCGGGGCCTTCGCCGCGCTGGTCCGGCTGCACCGGCGCGACGGCAGCGTAGAACTGGTCGCCAGCGGCCCGCGCTGGCGGGTCCGCGCGGACCCACCGGCGGGTTGGCAGGCGCCCGGCTTCGATGCCTCCGCCTGGGAAACTGCCGTGCCGAGCGGTGCCAACACAAGCAACGATCCCCGTCCGGCGGAACCGGTCATGCAACTCGCCGCCCAGTTCGATGCGCGTGGGCCGGTCATGGCGGCGCGCCTCTACGCCACCGCGCTCGGCGTCTATGACGCGTCGATCAACGGCACCCGCGTGTCGGACGCGGTGCTCTCGCCAGAGATCAGCGTCGCGGAGCGGCACGTATTCTTCCAGACGTACGACGTCACATCGCTGATCGTGGAGGGTCGCAATTCCATCGACGTGCTGGTGGGCGATGGCTGGTATGCCGGCGCGTTCGGCTGGCGGATCGAACGGTACGGCTTCGGCCCCGCCCCGCGCCGGTTCCGGGCGCAATTGCGGCTCGATTATGCCGACGGCTCGCACGAATGGGTCGCCACCGGCCCCGGCTGGCAGATCGCGCGGTCGCCGATCCTCAGGTCGGAGATCTATGACGGCGAGGTGGTCGATGCCCGCCGCCAGCCGGCCGACTGGCGCCCCGCCACAATCGGCGCCGATCCCGGCATCGCCCTGCTGCCGCTGACCTCCCCACCGCTGCGCCCGGTGGAAGAGTTGCGCGCGCGCTCGGTAACGGAACCCGCGCCGGGCCGGTTCGTGTTCGACTTCGGGCAGAACTTCTCCGGCTGGGTCCGCATCACCGCCAACGGCGCGGTGGGCACCACGATCACCGCCCGCTTCGCCGAATTGCTGCACGCGGACGGCACCGCCGACCTCGCCAATCTGCGCCTCGCCCGCGCCACCGACCGGTTCACGCTGGCGGGCACCGGGGAGGAACGGCTCGAGCCGCGCTTCACCTATCACGGCTTCCGCTATGTCGAGGTGGAGGGCTTCCCCGGCACGCCCGGCATCGAGGATGTGGTCGGCATCGTCGTCCACAATGATTGCCGGGTGACGGGCGAGATCACCTTCCCCAAGGCGCCGCTGTTGCAGGCGATCACCCGCAATGCGTTGTGGAGCCAGAAGTCGAACTTCTTCGCCGTGCCGACCGACTGCCCGCAGCGTGACGAGCGGATGGGATGGATGGGCGACATCCAGGTCTTCGCCGATGCGGCCGCCTTCACCATGGAGGTCGGGCCGTTCCTGCGCCGCTTCCTGGTGGAGGCGCGCGCGGCGCAGCGGTCCGACGGCGGTTATCCCATCGTGGTGCCGCAGCCGCGATCCTACCCGGACGTCACCACCGCGGGGTGGAGCGAGGCGGGCGTGATCCTGCCCTGGCTGCTGTGGCAACGCTATGGCGATACCGCCGCGATCCACGAGAACTGGGACGCGATGGAGGCATGGATGGCCCATGTCGTCCACCACAACCCCGATCATGTCTGGCGCAACGAACGTGGGCTGGACCTCGGCGACTGGTTGTCCGTCGATGCGGTGAAGCCCGATGACGAGACCACCCCGCGCGGCCTTTGCGCCACCGCCTATTGGGCCTGGTGCGCCGCCCTGATGGCGGAGATGGCGGCGGCGACCGGGCGCGATGCCGCCGCCGCGCGATATCGCGAGCTGCGCGCCGCCATCGGCGGGGCCTTCGCGGCCGAGTACCTGGCGGCGGACGGCACCGCGGGGAATGGCAGCCAGACCAGCCAGATCCTGGCGCTCTACATGGATCTCGTCCCCGCCGGACAGCGCGCCGCCGCCGCCGGGGTGCTGGCCGCCGACATTCGCGCGCGGGGCATGAAGCTGTCGACCGGGTTCCTGGGCACGCCCTACATCCTCGACGTGCTGGCCGATGCCGGAATGCTGGAGGAGGTCACCGGCCTGCTGCTCCAGACCGGCTACCCCAGCTGGGGCTACATGGTGGCGCAGGGGGCGACGACCATGTGGGAGCGGTGGAACGGCGACACCGGCGATCTCGCCATGAACAGCTACAACCATTACGCCTTCGGCGCGGTCGTCGGCTTCTTCTGGCGACGGCTGGCGGGCATCGCGCCCGCCGCGCCGGGCTTCCGCCGCATCGCGGTGCGTCCGCTGTATCTGCCCGAGATCGGCCCGGTGCGGGCGCGGTATGACAGCGTGCTCGGCCCCATCGCCACCGCGACGGAGGGAGATGCCGACGGCCTCACCGCCCTGTCGCTCAGCGTGCCACCGAACAGCGTGGCGGAGGTGGAGCTGCCGGATCGTGGCCGCTGGATGCACGACGGCCAAGTCATGCCATCCGCCCGCTTCACCGTGCCATCCGGGGAGTACCGCTTCACCCTCGCCGATTGA
- a CDS encoding kinase, whose protein sequence is MTGALLRVDAAVCRWLEEQGTPLVLGLCGSQGSGKSTLAARLADRMQARGVATAILSLDDLYLPGAVRADLAARIHPLLRTRGVPLTHDVARGAAVIDAIRTRQPTALPRFDKAHDEPAADTATVADIDLLIFEGWCVGAVPQDEVALLEPVNVLEREEDPAAIWRRAVNTALATDYAALFARIDRLVLLAAPGFDVVTGWRTEQEETLRRRVAATGGDASALMDAAAIARFVQHYERLTRHILAEMPGRADLTLRLDPDRRVLA, encoded by the coding sequence ATGACCGGCGCCCTGCTCCGCGTGGATGCGGCGGTATGCCGCTGGTTGGAGGAACAGGGCACGCCGCTGGTGCTGGGCTTGTGCGGATCGCAGGGATCGGGCAAGTCGACCCTGGCGGCCCGCCTCGCCGACCGGATGCAGGCGCGCGGCGTCGCCACCGCGATCCTGTCGCTGGACGACCTCTATCTGCCCGGCGCGGTCCGGGCGGATCTCGCGGCGCGGATCCACCCGCTGCTGCGCACCCGCGGCGTCCCGCTGACGCATGACGTGGCGCGCGGGGCGGCGGTGATCGACGCGATCCGAACCCGCCAACCCACCGCCCTGCCCCGCTTCGACAAGGCGCATGACGAACCGGCGGCGGACACCGCGACCGTCGCCGATATCGACCTGCTGATCTTCGAAGGCTGGTGCGTCGGCGCCGTGCCCCAGGACGAGGTCGCGCTGCTGGAACCCGTCAACGTGCTGGAGCGGGAGGAGGACCCCGCCGCCATCTGGCGCCGCGCCGTCAACACCGCGCTCGCCACCGACTACGCCGCCCTGTTCGCGCGGATCGACCGGCTGGTGCTGCTGGCCGCGCCCGGCTTCGACGTGGTGACGGGCTGGCGGACCGAGCAGGAGGAGACGCTGCGCCGGCGGGTGGCGGCAACCGGCGGCGACGCCTCCGCACTGATGGACGCGGCCGCCATCGCTCGTTTCGTCCAGCATTACGAACGCCTGACCCGCCACATCCTGGCGGAGATGCCGGGCCGCGCCGACCTGACGCTGCGGCTGGACCCGGACCGGCGGGTGCTGGCCTGA